From one Gossypium hirsutum isolate 1008001.06 chromosome D08, Gossypium_hirsutum_v2.1, whole genome shotgun sequence genomic stretch:
- the LOC107930000 gene encoding PGR5-like protein 1B, chloroplastic: MPYSSSSSSMASKLAFTLMPPRFFTATIQKPVVCFSSSSSSSSIRVQPSGKHLCFRRRLLLLPLKATADQQGQVEEDEVVDSKILPYCSIDKKEKKSLGEMEQEFLQALQAFYYEGKAIMSNEEFDNLKEELMWEGSSVVMLSSDEQKFLEASMAYVSGKPILSDEEFDELKMRLKMEGSEIVVEGPRCSLRSRKVYSDLSVDYLKMFLLNVPATVVALGLFFFLDDLTGFEITYLLELPEPFSFIFTWFAAVPLIVYLAQSLTKVVVKDSLILKGPCPNCGTENVSFFGTILSISSGGTTNTLKCSNCETTLEYNAKTRLITLPEGSQA; encoded by the exons ATGCcttattcatcatcatcatcatcaatggcTAGCAAATTGGCTTTCACTTTGATGCCTCCTCGTTTCTTCACTGCGACTATTCAAAAACCCGTGGTttgtttctcttcttcttcttcttcttcttctatcaGGGTTCAACCCAGTGGGAAGCATCTATGTTTTCGACGCCGATTGCTCTTACTACCCCTCAAGGCTACTGCCGATCAACAAG GTCAGGTCGAAGAAGATGAAGTTGTTGATAGTAAAATTCTGCCTTACTGTAGCATAGACAAGAAAGAGAAGAAGTCTTTGGGTGAAATGGAACAAGAGTTTCTTCAGGCCCTACAA GCATTCTATTACGAGGGAAAAGCTATAATGTCGAACGAGGAGTTCGATAATCTCAAGGAAGAACTAATGTGGGAAGGAAGTAGTGTTGTCATGCTAA GCTCTGATGAACAGAAGTTTCTAGAAGCCTCAATGGCTTATGTATCTGGGAAACCAATTTTGAGTGACGAAGAATTTGATGAGTTGAAGATGAGGCTAAAG ATGGAAGGAAGTGAGATTGTGGTTGAGGGTCCACGATGCAGTCTCCGAAGTAGAAAG GTTTACAGTGACCTATCTGTTGACTATCTCAAGATGTTCCTCTTAAACGTGCCAGCGACTGTAGTTGCACTAGGATT GTTTTTCTTCCTAGATGATCTCACCGGATTCGAAATCACATACCTTTTGGAG CTCCCAGAACCATTCAGTTTCATTTTCACTTGGTTTGCTGCCGTGCCCCTGATAGTTTATTTAGCACAATCCCTTACAAAAGTGGTTGTGAAAGACTCTTTGATCCTAAAG GGCCCTTGCCCAAACTGTGGTACTGAGAACGTCTCCTTCTTTGGCACCATACTATCAATTTCCAGTGGTGGAACCACCAACACTCTTAAATGTTCAAA TTGTGAAACCACGTTGGAGTATAATGCGAAAACGAGGTTGATTACATTGCCAGAAGGAAGCCAAGCTTGA